One region of Oxalobacteraceae bacterium OTU3CAMAD1 genomic DNA includes:
- a CDS encoding APH(3')-I family aminoglycoside O-phosphotransferase, giving the protein MSESRRERACTAAPVPTAISDELEGYQWARDTIGESGGSVYRLHGKDRSPDLFLKHGSGAIADDIADEMTRLRWLARVRIPVPAVAQFVRTPDQAWLLMSAMQGKTAYQLLATSPEQGPAVVDALAAFLRRLHAIPVAECPFNSDHAYRLSLARRRIDAGQIDASDFDEEREGWTPEQVWEAIQGHLPLTPDPVVTHGDYSLDNLLIHDGEVVGCIDVGRAGIADRYQDLAILWNCLGEFGPSLRERLFLQYGLPTPDQRKLQFHLLLDELF; this is encoded by the coding sequence ATGAGTGAATCCAGACGCGAACGAGCCTGTACAGCCGCGCCCGTCCCCACAGCCATTTCCGACGAACTGGAGGGCTATCAATGGGCGCGCGATACCATCGGCGAATCCGGCGGGTCCGTCTACCGGCTTCATGGCAAGGACCGGTCGCCGGACCTTTTCCTGAAGCACGGCAGCGGCGCCATCGCCGACGACATCGCCGACGAAATGACGAGACTGCGCTGGCTGGCGCGAGTTCGCATCCCCGTGCCCGCCGTCGCGCAATTTGTCCGCACGCCCGATCAGGCATGGCTGTTGATGTCAGCCATGCAGGGAAAAACGGCTTACCAACTGCTGGCAACGAGTCCCGAGCAAGGTCCTGCCGTTGTCGACGCGCTGGCGGCATTCCTGCGCAGGCTGCACGCGATCCCGGTGGCCGAATGTCCATTCAACAGCGATCATGCTTACAGGCTTAGCCTTGCGCGGCGGCGCATCGACGCGGGCCAGATCGATGCCAGCGACTTCGATGAAGAACGCGAGGGCTGGACGCCCGAACAAGTCTGGGAGGCGATACAGGGCCATTTGCCGCTCACGCCCGATCCGGTCGTCACCCACGGCGATTATTCGCTTGATAATCTTCTCATCCACGATGGCGAGGTGGTCGGCTGCATCGATGTCGGGCGGGCCGGTATCGCGGATCGCTACCAGGACCTTGCCATCCTGTGGAACTGCCTCGGCGAGTTCGGCCCATCGCTGCGGGAAAGACTGTTCCTGCAGTATGGCCTGCCCACTCCCGATCAACGCAAGCTGCAGTTCCACCTGCTACTGGATGAACTTTTCTGA
- a CDS encoding DUF418 domain-containing protein, whose product MMLVNFRLAMHPPQGSPWLEAFFHFFEGKASATFVSLAGLGLVLATTSKSTWEAYGWVTRRAVFLLVAGLLNLLVFPADIIHYYAAYFMLALPWLKAGRTALATGIVAVATVSTYLLLTFDYGEGWDWNTLTYDSLWTLEGFVRNLLFNGFHPVLPWLVFFLTGMLMAHLPLHLARVQLGMVCGGIFLCLLAELVFHLGRHSAIAWTLHTSPMPPGIAYLLTGVGSASIVIGACLLVSSNRTAGPWRFLLPAGRMTLTLYLAHILLGMGTLEAVGALDGSRSIAATTVFSVEFLVASTLAARLWSLKFPQGPIESLMRFVTGSRSNQAHRKNSNKDKPDE is encoded by the coding sequence ATGATGCTGGTCAACTTCCGCCTGGCCATGCATCCGCCACAAGGATCGCCATGGCTGGAAGCGTTTTTCCACTTTTTCGAAGGCAAGGCGTCAGCGACGTTCGTGAGCCTGGCCGGCCTGGGCCTGGTATTGGCGACCACATCGAAAAGCACGTGGGAAGCATACGGCTGGGTAACACGACGAGCGGTCTTCCTGCTCGTCGCAGGACTGCTCAATCTTCTGGTCTTCCCCGCCGACATCATCCACTACTACGCCGCCTATTTCATGCTCGCGTTGCCATGGCTAAAGGCGGGAAGGACGGCGCTGGCCACCGGCATCGTAGCGGTTGCCACCGTCTCCACTTACTTGCTGCTGACCTTCGACTACGGGGAAGGCTGGGATTGGAACACCCTCACCTACGACTCGCTCTGGACGCTCGAAGGCTTCGTGCGCAATTTGCTCTTCAACGGCTTTCATCCGGTACTGCCCTGGCTGGTTTTTTTCCTCACCGGCATGCTGATGGCCCACTTGCCGCTCCATCTGGCTCGCGTCCAACTGGGCATGGTATGCGGCGGCATATTCCTGTGCCTGCTCGCAGAACTGGTTTTTCACTTGGGCCGGCACAGCGCGATCGCATGGACATTGCACACATCGCCCATGCCTCCCGGCATTGCCTACCTGCTGACAGGCGTGGGCAGCGCCAGCATCGTCATTGGCGCGTGCCTGCTGGTCTCATCAAACCGGACGGCTGGACCATGGAGATTCCTGCTTCCAGCCGGCCGCATGACGTTGACGCTCTACCTGGCCCACATCCTTCTTGGCATGGGCACGCTGGAAGCGGTCGGCGCGCTGGACGGCTCCCGAAGTATTGCAGCGACTACCGTCTTTTCGGTAGAATTCCTCGTCGCCTCAACCCTCGCGGCCCGCTTGTGGAGCCTGAAGTTTCCGCAGGGGCCAATTGAATCGTTGATGCGGTTCGTTACCGGATCGCGCAGCAACCAAGCGCACAGGAAAAATTCAAACAAGGACAAACCAGATGAGTGA
- a CDS encoding TetR/AcrR family transcriptional regulator: protein MTTKIQLENRREAIVNAAIGCFIDKGFHAASMRDIAQAASVSLGNLYNYFPGKESLIAEVAIQEQDELAPLLKALRDKNTAANIRVENFLGAYSALCSQREWAVLAAECLAEIARNAELAPAFEENQARTLSALKAAIEDGNAQRIFTPQVPPGIVAQLLLDSVENEAMRRVLMRRPTRSDAEPNEALNKKLVQALLGI, encoded by the coding sequence ATGACCACCAAAATACAGCTCGAAAACCGCCGCGAAGCAATCGTGAATGCCGCCATCGGCTGCTTCATCGACAAGGGATTCCACGCCGCCAGCATGCGCGACATCGCCCAGGCGGCCTCGGTCAGCCTCGGCAATCTCTACAACTACTTCCCCGGCAAGGAATCGCTGATTGCCGAAGTGGCGATTCAGGAGCAGGATGAGCTTGCCCCACTCCTGAAAGCGTTACGCGATAAAAACACAGCGGCGAACATCCGCGTGGAAAATTTCCTTGGGGCATACTCGGCGCTTTGCTCTCAACGGGAGTGGGCTGTGCTGGCGGCTGAATGTCTTGCCGAGATCGCGCGAAACGCCGAGCTCGCGCCCGCTTTCGAGGAGAACCAGGCGCGTACGCTTTCCGCCCTTAAAGCCGCGATCGAGGATGGCAACGCACAACGCATATTCACGCCACAAGTCCCGCCAGGCATAGTGGCGCAACTGCTTCTGGACTCCGTGGAAAACGAGGCGATGCGCCGCGTATTGATGCGCAGACCCACACGGTCCGACGCTGAACCCAACGAGGCCCTCAACAAGAAACTGGTGCAAGCGCTACTCGGCATATGA
- a CDS encoding type II toxin-antitoxin system HicB family antitoxin has product MNYPAIFDSDTGGFVVTFRDIPEAITQGDDEAEAIDMAKDALLLSMDFYFEQKRQVPLPSKPMPGERLIPLPASVAVKVLLLNQMLEQNVIPSELARRMDTTRQEVNRLIDLKHTTRIDRIEDAMKALGRELKLSVA; this is encoded by the coding sequence ATGAATTACCCTGCAATCTTCGACTCGGATACTGGAGGCTTCGTAGTGACATTCCGCGACATTCCGGAAGCCATCACGCAAGGCGACGACGAAGCCGAGGCAATCGATATGGCAAAAGACGCCCTCTTGCTGTCGATGGACTTCTATTTCGAGCAAAAGCGTCAGGTGCCGCTACCCTCCAAACCAATGCCCGGCGAACGACTCATCCCGCTTCCGGCAAGCGTGGCCGTTAAAGTCCTGCTGCTCAATCAGATGCTAGAGCAGAACGTCATTCCGTCAGAGCTAGCGCGCCGTATGGATACGACACGGCAAGAGGTCAACCGTCTCATCGACCTCAAGCACACAACGCGCATAGACCGCATTGAGGACGCTATGAAGGCGCTGGGCCGGGAACTAAAGTTATCGGTCGCCTGA
- a CDS encoding mRNA interferase, giving the protein MKQSEFVRWLTKHGATFEQGTKHLKVYLNGEMTLLPRHPAKELKMSLVEGVKKRLKLK; this is encoded by the coding sequence GTGAAGCAAAGCGAATTTGTCCGCTGGCTGACCAAGCACGGCGCGACCTTCGAGCAAGGCACAAAACACCTAAAGGTCTATCTCAACGGAGAAATGACCCTCTTGCCAAGACATCCTGCTAAAGAACTCAAAATGTCGCTTGTTGAAGGAGTAAAAAAGCGACTGAAACTTAAGTGA
- a CDS encoding cupin-like domain-containing protein: MSKEKNPAAGGQVVAPARISPRSPPPLEASRPASPEEAAAKRQAREDRDAQVRGVTSIQEMRDAIRSAARALPAISEVPRVRALDAAAFRARAAQGLPFLITGIVNRWPLCALSPQTLRDRYSEVQVRARVGDYINTAFAADRAMQDMSMGEYLDLVAVETQDLPPYLGNLELRELNNMCHWPTYFDKMGPPRFWIGPARTVTPLHCDYDDNIFAQIWGTKRIFLSPPHHDEFLYPNEANAILFGSPFDPEAPDFDRFPLARQATMIECVVNPGDMLYVPAGWYHQVRALTFSLSSNRWARSMPFALYGDASLRRGDR, translated from the coding sequence ATGTCAAAAGAGAAAAATCCGGCGGCCGGCGGCCAAGTGGTGGCGCCGGCGCGGATCAGCCCGCGCTCGCCGCCGCCGTTGGAGGCGTCGAGGCCCGCGTCGCCGGAAGAGGCCGCCGCCAAAAGACAGGCGCGCGAAGATAGGGATGCGCAGGTTCGCGGCGTCACGTCCATCCAGGAGATGCGTGACGCGATACGCAGCGCCGCACGCGCGCTGCCGGCGATCTCCGAAGTGCCGCGCGTGCGCGCGCTCGATGCGGCCGCGTTCCGCGCGCGCGCCGCGCAAGGCCTGCCATTCCTGATCACCGGCATCGTCAACCGCTGGCCGCTATGCGCACTGTCGCCGCAGACGCTGCGCGATCGCTACAGCGAGGTACAGGTGCGCGCGCGGGTGGGGGACTATATCAATACCGCGTTCGCCGCAGACCGCGCGATGCAGGATATGTCGATGGGCGAATACCTCGATCTGGTCGCCGTCGAAACGCAGGACCTGCCGCCTTATCTGGGCAATCTGGAACTGCGTGAATTGAACAACATGTGCCATTGGCCGACCTATTTCGACAAAATGGGACCGCCCCGTTTCTGGATTGGCCCCGCCCGCACGGTGACGCCGCTGCATTGCGACTACGACGATAATATCTTCGCGCAGATATGGGGCACCAAGCGAATTTTCCTGTCGCCGCCCCATCACGACGAGTTCCTGTACCCGAACGAGGCCAACGCCATCCTGTTCGGCTCTCCGTTCGATCCCGAGGCGCCCGATTTCGACCGGTTCCCGCTGGCGCGCCAGGCGACCATGATCGAATGCGTCGTCAATCCCGGCGACATGCTGTACGTGCCGGCCGGCTGGTACCACCAAGTCCGCGCGCTGACGTTCTCGCTGTCCTCGAACCGGTGGGCCAGGTCGATGCCGTTCGCCTTGTATGGCGACGCATCCTTGCGGCGAGGCGACCGGTAA
- a CDS encoding ABC transporter substrate-binding protein has translation MFKQGRTLERALAAGAATLMAAGLMAPMACIAAPAGPKAEVMHWWTSSSESAAVRKFADAYRAAGGVWADTAVAGADQAKSVAINRIVGGNPPTAAQFNTTKQFRDLIDQGSLNNVDDIALRDKWDQLMPAPILDVIKVNGHFYAAPVDIHMSTWIWYSKAAFKKAGIVKEPATPDELFAALDKLKAAGVVGLAHGGQPWQENILFQAMLANIGGKALYLSVLRDRSPQAINSEAFKKVLLAFKRLQTYVDPGSPNRNWNDATAMVVGGRAGVQIMGDWAKGEFAAAKQTAGKDFGCIAGLGPNVPYLIQGDAFVFPKTKNPETVKAQKLLATTMLAPAAQLEFNKLKGSLPILSNADTSSMDMCAQAGMAIMKDKSRQVGMIEVHLTPDQNGALQDVLTTYWNTRMPVEKVQKSIVSALQD, from the coding sequence ATGTTCAAGCAAGGCAGGACATTGGAACGGGCGCTGGCCGCCGGAGCGGCGACTTTGATGGCGGCGGGTTTGATGGCGCCGATGGCGTGCATCGCGGCGCCGGCGGGACCGAAGGCGGAAGTGATGCACTGGTGGACCTCGAGCAGCGAGTCGGCCGCCGTGCGCAAATTCGCCGACGCCTATCGCGCCGCCGGCGGCGTCTGGGCCGATACGGCGGTCGCCGGCGCGGACCAGGCCAAGTCCGTGGCGATCAACCGCATCGTCGGGGGCAATCCGCCGACGGCCGCGCAGTTCAACACCACCAAACAATTCCGCGACCTGATCGACCAGGGCTCGCTCAACAACGTCGACGATATCGCGCTGCGCGACAAATGGGACCAGCTGATGCCGGCGCCGATACTGGACGTCATCAAGGTCAACGGACACTTTTACGCGGCGCCGGTCGACATCCACATGTCGACCTGGATATGGTATTCGAAGGCCGCGTTCAAAAAAGCGGGCATCGTCAAGGAGCCGGCCACGCCGGACGAACTGTTCGCCGCGCTCGACAAACTCAAGGCGGCCGGCGTGGTCGGCCTGGCGCACGGCGGCCAGCCGTGGCAGGAGAACATCCTGTTCCAGGCCATGCTGGCCAACATCGGCGGCAAGGCACTGTACCTGTCGGTGCTGCGCGACCGCTCGCCGCAGGCGATCAATTCCGAGGCGTTTAAAAAAGTGCTGCTGGCCTTCAAGCGGCTGCAGACCTATGTCGATCCCGGTTCGCCCAACCGCAACTGGAACGACGCCACCGCCATGGTGGTCGGCGGCAGGGCGGGGGTGCAGATCATGGGCGACTGGGCCAAGGGCGAATTCGCCGCCGCCAAACAAACCGCCGGCAAGGACTTCGGCTGCATCGCCGGTCTCGGTCCGAACGTGCCTTACCTGATCCAGGGCGACGCCTTCGTCTTCCCGAAGACGAAGAATCCGGAGACGGTCAAGGCGCAAAAGCTATTGGCGACGACGATGCTGGCGCCGGCCGCGCAACTGGAATTCAACAAGCTGAAAGGCTCGCTGCCCATCCTTAGCAACGCCGACACCTCGTCCATGGACATGTGCGCGCAGGCCGGCATGGCCATCATGAAGGACAAGTCGCGCCAGGTCGGCATGATCGAGGTGCACCTGACGCCGGACCAGAACGGCGCGCTGCAGGACGTGCTGACCACTTATTGGAACACCCGCATGCCCGTTGAGAAGGTGCAGAAGAGTATCGTGT